The following proteins are encoded in a genomic region of Reichenbachiella sp.:
- a CDS encoding TetR/AcrR family transcriptional regulator — protein sequence MNPDSSAEEKIVEAARTIFTQKGYAATKTRDIADKAGINLALVNYYFRSKEMLFNKIMMEVMSVFMKSIFSIFQDKETSLEEKFELIATKYINRIKSNPDIPNFILNELRSRPEEFFQKVIAGRKMQDLYIYDQLVERMGEEKLKEINPIHIMMNLMSLTVFPFIGKPMIRMVTGIDNKEFNQMMEERKQLIPQWIMQMLT from the coding sequence ATGAATCCAGATTCATCAGCAGAAGAAAAGATAGTAGAGGCAGCTCGCACCATATTTACGCAAAAGGGATATGCAGCTACCAAGACACGGGATATTGCCGATAAAGCGGGGATTAATCTTGCGTTGGTAAACTATTATTTCAGAAGTAAGGAAATGCTGTTCAACAAGATCATGATGGAGGTCATGTCTGTATTCATGAAAAGCATCTTCAGTATTTTTCAGGATAAAGAAACTAGTTTGGAAGAAAAGTTTGAATTGATCGCGACTAAATACATCAACCGAATTAAGTCGAATCCAGACATTCCAAATTTCATTTTGAACGAGTTAAGATCAAGACCAGAAGAATTTTTTCAAAAGGTGATAGCGGGTCGGAAAATGCAAGACTTATACATATATGACCAACTGGTAGAGCGTATGGGTGAAGAAAAGCTCAAAGAGATAAATCCTATACATATCATGATGAATTTGATGAGTCTAACCGTATTCCCATTTATTGGCAAGCCAATGATAAGAATGGTTACTGGGATTGATAATAAAGAGTTTAACCAAATGATGGAAGAGCGAAAACAACTGATCCCTCAATGGATAATGCAGATGCTAACGTAA
- a CDS encoding sugar phosphate isomerase/epimerase family protein: protein MKYLYRFTASLLLLAFLFACKRNTNDLIKVHEVAPWCIIDFDSLDRTPQQRIAMLKQMGFTKYGFNKGKGDLSKMKAEFNLAKENNIEIISVFLWLNAERDSIGQLSPMNQEILNNLAEIESKPTIWLSFSDNFFKELNQKQSIALSIEMIKYIKIKADEVGCQLALYNHHGWFGDPYNQVEILKKLNQDSITMVYNFHHAHEYVDEFSEIVKMIKPYLSHVNLNGVNKNGPQILAIGQGDHEFEMIRQLLDQGYHGPWGILGHIKTEDVQKVLQRNIDGLNLFNSKYNLEALN, encoded by the coding sequence ATGAAATACCTTTATCGATTCACTGCTTCTTTACTACTTCTTGCATTCCTCTTCGCCTGTAAGCGTAATACCAATGACCTAATCAAGGTTCATGAGGTTGCTCCTTGGTGTATAATAGATTTTGATTCTTTGGATAGGACACCGCAACAGCGAATAGCCATGCTAAAGCAAATGGGGTTTACCAAGTATGGCTTTAATAAGGGAAAAGGAGACCTGAGCAAAATGAAGGCTGAATTCAATCTGGCTAAAGAAAATAATATTGAGATCATCTCGGTTTTTCTATGGTTAAATGCCGAAAGAGACAGCATAGGCCAATTGAGTCCAATGAACCAAGAAATACTCAATAATCTAGCTGAAATAGAAAGCAAGCCCACTATTTGGTTGAGTTTCAGTGATAACTTCTTTAAAGAGCTGAATCAAAAGCAATCCATAGCGTTGTCTATTGAAATGATTAAGTATATCAAAATAAAAGCTGATGAAGTGGGTTGTCAATTAGCCCTTTACAATCACCATGGTTGGTTTGGGGATCCTTATAATCAAGTTGAAATTTTGAAAAAACTGAACCAAGACTCTATCACCATGGTTTACAATTTTCATCATGCGCATGAGTATGTAGATGAGTTTTCTGAAATTGTAAAAATGATTAAGCCATATTTATCACATGTCAATTTGAATGGAGTAAATAAGAATGGGCCTCAAATCTTGGCTATCGGTCAAGGTGACCATGAATTCGAAATGATTAGACAGCTATTAGATCAAGGGTACCATGGACCATGGGGTATCTTGGGGCATATTAAAACCGAAGACGTACAAAAAGTATTACAACGAAATATTGACGGATTAAATCTGTTTAATTCCAAATACAATCTAGAAGCTCTTAATTAA
- a CDS encoding GNAT family N-acetyltransferase encodes MNIRKANLRDYDAVWNIFSAVIRTGDTYVFDPETPVEDLQKHWFANYMDTFVIEDEGKVLGTYIVKPNQPDLGSHIANASYMIHPDAQGKGIGKLLCQHSLDFAKSAGYHAIQFNIVVSTNQAAVELWKKFGFEIIGTTPDGFRHQTLGLVDTHIMYKKL; translated from the coding sequence TTGAACATCCGAAAAGCTAATCTCAGGGACTACGACGCCGTTTGGAATATTTTCTCTGCCGTCATCCGTACTGGCGATACTTATGTGTTCGACCCAGAAACACCAGTCGAGGATTTGCAAAAACATTGGTTTGCCAACTATATGGATACTTTCGTGATAGAAGACGAAGGAAAAGTTCTAGGCACCTACATCGTCAAACCCAATCAGCCTGATCTGGGTAGTCATATCGCCAATGCCAGCTATATGATACATCCCGATGCGCAGGGCAAAGGAATCGGTAAGCTCCTTTGTCAGCACTCACTCGATTTCGCCAAATCAGCCGGTTATCACGCCATTCAATTCAATATCGTCGTCAGTACGAATCAAGCAGCCGTTGAACTTTGGAAGAAATTCGGTTTCGAAATTATCGGAACCACACCCGATGGTTTTCGCCACCAAACACTTGGATTGGTGGACACCCACATCATGTACAAAAAGCTCTAA
- a CDS encoding PadR family transcriptional regulator, giving the protein MKGYLGEFEELVLLTIAHLGSEAYGLGVLRNINERTNRNLSIGSLHSTLTRLEEKGYLTSYKGEPTKERGGKRKRYFQLTNSARSVLLEMKSLRDELWKSAQTELSL; this is encoded by the coding sequence ATGAAAGGCTACTTAGGAGAATTCGAAGAATTGGTCTTGCTTACCATTGCTCATCTAGGCAGTGAAGCTTACGGACTTGGTGTACTTAGAAACATCAACGAGCGCACCAATCGCAACCTAAGTATAGGTTCTTTACATTCCACGCTCACTCGACTGGAGGAAAAGGGATACTTGACCTCCTATAAAGGAGAGCCTACCAAAGAACGCGGCGGTAAAAGAAAGCGGTACTTCCAGCTGACCAACTCGGCAAGATCCGTTTTGCTTGAGATGAAATCACTCAGAGACGAGCTGTGGAAAAGCGCTCAAACAGAACTCTCGCTATGA
- a CDS encoding sterol desaturase family protein translates to MKYIDSFTNAFLGTVDWTWKSILFEVPWYTNYFWGLIVISLVVWGLEIVFPWRKDQPIIRKDFWLDGFYMFFNFFVFSIAISGIYQMLNLLFSDMGITSKSLALIEIADWPMWSQLLVFFIVLDFVQWFTHVLLHRYPFLWNFHKVHHSVKEMGFAAHLRYHWMENILYKPLKTFGVMILGGFEPEQAYIVHFMAIAIGHLNHANVKITWGPFKYLFNNPVMHLYHHAFHLPAGKYGVNYGISLSLWDYLFKTNYIPEESGTIELGFEGDDKFPQDFIGQNTYGFKKDQAGLD, encoded by the coding sequence ATGAAATACATCGATTCATTCACCAATGCGTTTCTCGGTACCGTCGATTGGACCTGGAAGTCCATTCTTTTCGAGGTGCCCTGGTACACCAATTACTTTTGGGGACTCATCGTAATTTCTTTGGTAGTGTGGGGATTGGAAATTGTATTTCCCTGGCGAAAGGACCAACCCATCATACGAAAGGACTTTTGGCTGGATGGGTTCTATATGTTTTTCAACTTTTTCGTCTTCTCTATAGCCATTAGTGGCATTTACCAGATGCTCAATCTGTTATTTTCAGATATGGGTATCACCTCAAAAAGTCTGGCTCTTATAGAGATTGCTGACTGGCCGATGTGGTCGCAATTGCTCGTGTTTTTTATCGTCCTGGATTTTGTACAGTGGTTCACCCACGTCTTACTTCACCGATATCCCTTTTTATGGAACTTTCATAAAGTTCACCACAGTGTGAAAGAGATGGGTTTTGCCGCACACCTCCGCTATCACTGGATGGAAAATATTCTATACAAACCATTGAAAACTTTTGGGGTGATGATTTTGGGAGGTTTTGAGCCAGAGCAAGCCTACATTGTGCATTTTATGGCGATTGCCATTGGCCACCTCAATCATGCCAATGTCAAAATTACCTGGGGGCCCTTCAAGTATCTATTCAACAATCCGGTGATGCACTTATATCATCACGCCTTTCACTTACCAGCAGGCAAATACGGCGTCAATTATGGGATCAGTTTGAGTCTATGGGATTATCTATTCAAAACGAATTACATCCCCGAGGAGAGCGGCACGATTGAGTTAGGATTTGAGGGAGATGACAAATTTCCACAAGATTTTATCGGTCAGAATACCTACGGGTTCAAAAAAGACCAGGCTGGATTAGATTAA
- a CDS encoding GNAT family N-acetyltransferase, with translation MIGLETERLTFRQWQKSDFKAIADFFSIADNARYVGGVKTPEEAWRLMATYIGHYTLFGYSYLAVETKDSQQLIGTVGLWNSEVWPEPELGYWLLPEAQGKGYGVEAGLTMKQFALKELNLNSLVSYIDEANEPSKKLALALGAKLDGTVDLLDFGLHEVYRYK, from the coding sequence ATGATTGGGCTAGAAACCGAACGGCTCACATTTAGACAATGGCAAAAATCTGATTTTAAAGCTATTGCTGATTTTTTCTCCATTGCGGATAATGCCCGATACGTTGGCGGTGTAAAAACTCCGGAAGAGGCCTGGCGACTCATGGCTACCTACATCGGTCACTATACCTTGTTTGGCTATTCTTACCTGGCTGTTGAGACGAAAGACTCCCAACAACTCATTGGTACCGTAGGCCTATGGAATTCAGAAGTTTGGCCAGAGCCAGAACTCGGCTATTGGCTACTTCCGGAAGCACAAGGAAAAGGTTACGGCGTGGAAGCAGGACTCACTATGAAGCAATTTGCTTTGAAGGAGCTTAATCTCAACTCACTGGTGAGCTATATAGATGAAGCAAACGAACCATCCAAAAAACTGGCCCTGGCACTAGGAGCAAAACTCGATGGCACTGTAGATCTGCTTGACTTCGGTCTACACGAAGTCTATAGGTATAAATAA
- a CDS encoding ABC transporter permease: protein MNRKQGIQAPKWPKRLLQWWSEKADIEDLVGDLDEYFEYHVEEKGIFSAQLIYLKEAFALIFSYALRKRKRSASYSIFYNSNSISMFNNYFKIAIRNFSKHKFFTTINVVGLALGMSISLLVLSLTYAIYKSDEWQANKDRIYQINTFIGDESKTKTYGSTFHAVGDHLKDNYPFIAEVVKIKDGFDPTVKRQAGEMEFHGHFASASFFQVFSYPLISGNPKTALSKPYSIVLTESTANELFRDEDPIDKVLETELGSFTVTGVMADLRQTHLFFQVLASYETFEEIQESNDLKSDWTNFRNNYVYAMLKPETGQETLTNSLEQVSAVATEFHQNQTIELESVVLTEAVPRWNISNAIGIGWDQPSLIFFMSIGLLILLPAIFNYTNLSIARALKRGKEIGIRKVVGAEKFQIKSQFIIETILLALLSLVISFFIFDRIQKEFLDILGSSQVLDTSLNLGLISIFILFAVVIGALAGIFPATYFSRLNPVHTLKGGLQSKSVHVSHIKKGLLVFQFFLSLVFIIGVCTITREYAYVLNSNHGFNSNHIVSIPFQKIDKQLVINELKSHPDVKAISTTSHLPGILLPSWVEATPNDIDTLDIKQVFIGDNYIEQMDMKLLWGEDKRLNLSNKNQEMVLVNETFMKSVSVFDVQQDSLTFTLEDGIRCRIAGVLEDFNFEPLDQLIRPQVFRYSVDNSSYALLTINSTDITQTLLDLDYLWSSIDQEAHFEPAFLDDKIEEAYYFLRIQIKFFSFLSAFAISISCLGLLGMVSYTTENKTKEIAIRKIMGASSSSLYFLLTKDFISLILISSMIAIPFSYVFYDKLFLYFLLRYGNGLGVLEVIVSIAFLFSVGFASIYWQTRKVAHANPANNLRYE from the coding sequence ATGAACCGCAAACAAGGTATCCAGGCACCAAAATGGCCAAAGAGATTATTGCAATGGTGGTCCGAAAAGGCCGACATTGAAGATCTCGTTGGTGATCTCGACGAATATTTCGAATACCATGTAGAAGAAAAAGGTATTTTCAGTGCGCAACTCATTTACCTCAAAGAAGCCTTTGCACTAATCTTCTCTTATGCGCTTAGGAAGCGTAAAAGGTCCGCTTCCTATTCTATTTTTTATAACTCAAACTCAATATCCATGTTCAACAATTATTTCAAAATTGCGATACGCAATTTTTCTAAACACAAATTTTTCACGACCATCAACGTCGTAGGGCTTGCTCTGGGGATGTCCATCAGTTTGCTCGTACTCTCGCTCACTTATGCCATTTATAAATCCGACGAGTGGCAAGCAAATAAGGATCGAATCTATCAGATCAACACTTTCATAGGTGATGAAAGCAAAACAAAAACCTATGGTTCTACTTTCCACGCCGTAGGTGATCATCTGAAGGACAATTACCCATTTATCGCTGAAGTAGTCAAAATTAAGGATGGCTTCGACCCTACCGTAAAAAGACAGGCAGGAGAAATGGAATTTCATGGCCACTTTGCCAGTGCATCTTTTTTTCAGGTTTTTAGCTATCCACTCATCAGCGGCAATCCAAAAACAGCGCTCTCCAAACCCTATAGCATAGTTCTCACCGAATCAACAGCAAATGAACTCTTCAGAGATGAAGATCCAATAGATAAAGTACTAGAGACAGAATTGGGTTCATTTACGGTCACGGGAGTGATGGCTGATTTACGCCAAACTCATCTATTTTTTCAAGTATTGGCTTCTTATGAGACGTTCGAAGAAATTCAAGAATCCAACGACCTCAAATCTGATTGGACAAACTTTCGAAACAATTATGTGTACGCAATGCTGAAACCCGAAACAGGACAAGAGACCTTAACAAATTCATTGGAACAGGTTTCAGCAGTTGCCACTGAGTTTCATCAGAATCAGACTATTGAGTTAGAATCTGTTGTGCTAACAGAAGCGGTTCCACGTTGGAATATCAGTAATGCCATTGGTATTGGTTGGGACCAGCCTTCTCTTATATTTTTCATGTCTATTGGGCTCTTGATCTTGTTGCCTGCCATCTTCAACTATACCAACCTCTCTATCGCCAGAGCATTAAAACGCGGAAAAGAAATCGGCATTAGAAAAGTGGTGGGAGCCGAGAAGTTTCAAATCAAGTCTCAATTCATAATAGAAACTATCCTACTGGCTTTGCTTTCATTGGTCATTTCCTTCTTCATTTTTGATCGAATACAAAAAGAGTTTTTAGATATCCTGGGGTCGTCACAAGTACTAGATACCTCTCTCAATTTGGGACTTATCAGTATATTCATCCTTTTTGCGGTAGTCATTGGTGCGCTGGCCGGTATATTTCCAGCGACCTACTTTTCACGCCTCAACCCAGTCCATACACTCAAAGGAGGACTGCAGAGCAAATCCGTACACGTCTCACACATTAAGAAAGGACTATTGGTCTTTCAATTCTTTCTGTCTTTAGTATTTATAATCGGTGTTTGTACCATCACACGTGAATATGCCTATGTATTGAATTCCAACCATGGCTTTAATTCTAACCATATTGTTTCCATTCCTTTTCAGAAGATTGATAAGCAATTGGTTATCAATGAATTGAAAAGTCACCCAGATGTAAAAGCTATTTCGACCACCTCTCACCTTCCCGGCATACTGCTACCCAGTTGGGTTGAAGCTACACCGAACGATATAGACACGCTCGACATAAAGCAAGTTTTTATCGGCGACAACTATATTGAACAGATGGATATGAAGCTGCTATGGGGAGAAGATAAAAGGCTAAATCTGTCTAATAAGAATCAAGAGATGGTGCTTGTAAATGAAACATTTATGAAATCTGTTTCGGTTTTTGATGTTCAGCAAGATTCACTCACGTTTACCTTGGAGGATGGCATCCGCTGTAGAATCGCTGGGGTATTGGAGGACTTTAATTTCGAACCGTTGGATCAATTGATTAGACCACAAGTATTCAGATATTCTGTAGACAACAGCAGCTATGCTTTGCTCACCATCAATTCTACGGACATTACTCAAACGCTTTTAGACTTAGATTATCTCTGGTCTAGCATAGATCAAGAAGCTCATTTTGAGCCTGCCTTTTTGGATGATAAAATAGAAGAGGCGTACTACTTTTTAAGAATTCAAATCAAATTCTTCAGTTTCCTCAGTGCTTTTGCTATTAGTATTTCCTGTCTTGGGCTTTTAGGCATGGTGTCCTATACCACTGAGAACAAAACAAAAGAAATCGCGATTAGAAAAATCATGGGGGCATCGAGCTCAAGCCTTTACTTTCTCTTGACCAAGGATTTTATCAGCTTGATTTTAATTTCTTCCATGATTGCCATTCCGTTTTCTTACGTCTTCTATGACAAGCTTTTTCTATACTTTTTATTGAGATATGGCAATGGACTTGGTGTCCTTGAGGTGATTGTTAGTATCGCATTCCTTTTCTCAGTAGGATTTGCCTCCATTTATTGGCAAACTAGAAAAGTGGCGCATGCCAACCCCGCCAATAACTTAAGGTATGAATGA
- a CDS encoding TolC family protein → MKIILNNRYWSVIFLLVLSLEACLAQSQWPLTLDSCLIMAEQNYPQIAQFDLISQSTDYTLSNAQKGKLPQLSINGQASYQSEVTSFPGGAGMGVPELNKDQYQLYGEVVQPLTGLAVINQQKKIIQAEGAISEADLEAKLYAIKQRVSDLFFGVLLIQGQLKQSELTTEDLQAGLSKVDASVKYGTALKSSADVLKAQLMNVEQRVIEQEATREGYLKMLGLYIGRELDNSAVLNSTTIIDSKQQINRPELVLFDYQMQAIALQSELLNKTNLPQFSLFFQGGYGRPALNFLSNDFEPFYIGGLRFSWNLSNFYTTKGQKQLFSINKEIIQSEKETFLFNTRLNLSNQNIQIKKAEELIEKDNEIIALRDKIVATSKGQLENGVITTSEYKTVVIDADVARQSLTLHQVELMKLKNDYKLTSGN, encoded by the coding sequence ATGAAGATTATTTTAAATAACAGGTATTGGTCAGTAATCTTTCTACTCGTTTTGAGTTTGGAAGCGTGTTTAGCTCAGAGCCAGTGGCCCCTAACATTGGATAGTTGCTTGATAATGGCTGAGCAAAACTATCCGCAGATTGCTCAATTTGACCTGATTAGTCAGTCTACTGACTACACCCTTTCCAACGCCCAGAAAGGGAAGTTGCCGCAATTGAGCATCAATGGCCAGGCGAGTTACCAATCAGAAGTCACTTCCTTCCCAGGAGGCGCAGGAATGGGTGTTCCTGAGTTAAATAAAGATCAGTATCAGCTTTATGGTGAGGTTGTTCAACCCTTGACTGGTTTGGCAGTCATTAATCAACAGAAAAAGATCATTCAAGCAGAGGGTGCAATCAGTGAAGCTGACCTGGAAGCAAAACTTTACGCTATCAAACAGCGTGTCAGTGATCTATTTTTCGGAGTGTTGTTGATTCAAGGGCAACTGAAACAAAGCGAATTAACTACGGAGGACCTTCAAGCTGGCCTTTCAAAGGTGGATGCCTCTGTGAAATACGGAACGGCATTGAAAAGCAGTGCGGATGTGCTGAAGGCACAATTAATGAATGTAGAGCAACGTGTCATTGAGCAGGAAGCAACCAGGGAAGGGTATTTAAAAATGTTGGGGCTTTATATCGGTCGGGAATTGGATAACAGTGCGGTTTTGAATTCAACCACAATTATTGATTCTAAACAGCAAATAAATCGTCCGGAATTGGTCCTTTTTGATTACCAAATGCAGGCTATAGCACTGCAAAGTGAGCTACTTAACAAAACCAATTTACCGCAGTTCAGTCTATTTTTTCAAGGTGGATATGGTCGGCCGGCACTAAACTTTCTGAGCAATGATTTTGAACCCTTCTATATAGGAGGATTAAGATTTTCCTGGAACCTTTCCAATTTTTACACAACCAAAGGACAGAAGCAATTATTCTCAATTAATAAAGAAATAATACAATCAGAGAAGGAAACCTTCTTATTCAACACTCGCCTCAACCTTTCTAACCAGAATATTCAGATTAAAAAAGCTGAGGAACTGATTGAAAAGGATAATGAAATAATAGCACTCAGAGACAAGATTGTTGCCACATCAAAAGGACAATTAGAAAACGGGGTGATTACAACCTCTGAATATAAGACTGTAGTGATTGATGCAGACGTAGCTCGACAGAGCCTGACACTACATCAGGTAGAGCTTATGAAACTTAAAAACGATTACAAACTAACATCTGGAAACTAA
- a CDS encoding GNAT family N-acetyltransferase, giving the protein MNIEQFDRDSKGFFKGIEEEKEAGRMTYSWAGEDRIIIDHTEVNPAFKGKGVGKQLVLAAVDFARAKKISIIPLCTFAKSVFDRDESLRDVL; this is encoded by the coding sequence ATGAATATTGAACAGTTTGATAGGGATAGCAAAGGTTTCTTTAAAGGTATCGAAGAAGAAAAGGAAGCAGGAAGAATGACTTACTCTTGGGCAGGTGAGGATAGAATAATCATTGACCATACCGAAGTTAATCCCGCATTTAAAGGGAAAGGGGTAGGGAAGCAGCTGGTTTTAGCAGCTGTTGACTTTGCCAGAGCGAAAAAGATTAGCATCATTCCGTTATGCACTTTTGCCAAGAGTGTATTTGATCGTGATGAAAGCTTAAGAGATGTGCTTTGA